In Kwoniella dejecticola CBS 10117 chromosome 4, complete sequence, one genomic interval encodes:
- a CDS encoding isocitrate dehydrogenase [NADP], mitochondrial, translated as MSHAMRGYATPAGIERIKVKNPVVEIDGDEMTRIIWKKIREELILPYVDVDLKYYDLGVENRDATNDQVTVDSAEAIKKYSVGVKCATITPDEARVKEFNLKEMWRSPNGTIRNILGGTVFREPIILEKIPKPVPGWTKPIVIGRHAFGDQYRSTDFISPGPGKLTLTYTPADGGKPTELNVYDFKGKGVALAMYNTEDSIYGFAHASFKMALSKKMTLFMSTKNTILKKYDGRFKDIFEEVYESTYKPEFEKLGIYYEHRLIDDMVAQAIKSSGGFVWACKNYDGDVMSDILAQGFGSLGMMTSELITPDGKTMESEAAHGTVTRHYRQYQQGQETSTNPVASIFAWTRGLAFRAKLDGTPELEAFAKSLEEACVEVIDKDGIMTKDLALAMKGKEMTRDDWVTTDVYMKKVEERLIEKLSAKVQPTIS; from the exons ATGTCTCACGCAATGAGGGGGTATGCTACCCCAGCAGGAATAGAGAGGATTAAAGTGAAGAACCCCGTTGTTGAGATTGACGGTGATGAGATGACCCGAATAATCTGGAAAAAGATCAGGGAAGAG CTCATCTTACCATATGTGGACGTCGATCTGAAGTACTATGATCTGGGAGTGGAAAATCGAGATGCT ACAAATGATCAAGTGACTGTTGATTCGGCAGAAGCTATAAAGAAGTATTCCGTGGGAGTCAAGTGCGCTACTATCACGCCTGACGAAGCTAGAGTGAAAGAGTTCAACTTGAAGGAGATGTGGAGGAGTCCAAACGGTACT ATCCGAAATATCCTGGGAGGAACCGTCTTCAGAGAACCCATCATCCTTGAAAAGATCCCTAAGCCAGTTCCAGGGTGGACCAAGCCTATCGTCATAGGGAGACATGCTTTCGGTGACCAA TACCGATCAACAGACTTTATTTCCCCAGGTCCGGGGAAACTTACTCTGACCTACACCCCAGCGGACGGAGGCAAGCCTACCGAATTGAACGTATACGATTTCAAAGGCAAGGGAGTGGCTCTAGCAATGTACAACACTGAAGACTCAATTTACGGTTTCGCCCACGCAAGTTTCAAAATGGCTttgagcaagaagatgacTCTGTTTATGTCGACGAAAAA CACTATCTTGAAGAAGTACGATGGACGATTCAAGGATATATTCGAGGAAGTTTACGAGTC GACTTACAAGCCTGAATTCGAAAAATTGGGTATATACTACGAACACAGATTGATCG ACGACATGGTTGCCCAAGCTATCAAGTCTTCGGGAGGTTTCGTCTGGGCATGTAAGAACTACGACGGTGATGTCATG AGTGATATCCTCGCCCAAGGATTCGGTTCATTGGGTATGATGACATCGGAACTCATAACTCCGGACGGAAAGACGATGGAGTCCGAGGCGGCTCATGGAACAGTCACAAGGCATTACAGACAATAccaacaaggacaagaaacATCTACTAACCCCGTAGCATCCATTTTCGCCTGGACCAGGGGATTAGCATTCCGGGCCAAGTTGGATGGAACACCTGAATTGGAAGCCTTTGCTAAATCTCTAGAGGAAGCCTGTGTGGAAGTTATTGATAAGGATGGAATAATGACGAAGGATCTCGCTTTGGCCatgaaaggaaaagagatgaCTAGGGACGATTGGGTCACCACGGATGTGTATATGAAGAAAGTCGAAGAGAGGCTGATTGAGAAGCTTTCCGCCAAAGTTCAGCCTACCATAAGCTAA
- a CDS encoding methionine aminopeptidase, type I produces MRNYKFTGPLRPVYPLSPKRVVPPHIRRPDYADHPQGVSAIESVREKRIRILNKEEIEAMRVVCRLGREVLDHTASFIRPGITTDELDAICHQACVERNAYPSPLNYARFPKSVCISVNEVICHGIPDQRPLVEGDIVNLDVSLCFHSDLNATYPVGKIDDESAELIATTKKSVEEAMAICKPGVPYREIGNKIEEIVRPKGFSIVRRYTGHGVHERFHCEPNIVHYGGSKMPGKMEAGHVFTIEPMINLGTANLDHWKDDWTAVTLDGRRSAQFEETILITETGYEILTRPPPTTSSHKKKKKKSKSKANGTSTPNDGEETPEVGTPTGEMADGVKELEVNGSA; encoded by the exons ATGAGAAACTATAAATTCACTGGACCTTTACGCCCGGTGTACCCTCTGTCGCCTAAGAGGGTCGTGCCGCCGCATATCAGGCGACCGGATTATGCagatcatc CGCAAGGTGTATCTGCTATTGAGAGCGTCAGGGAGAAACGAATTAGGATTTTgaacaaggaggagatcgaggctATGAGGGTGGTCTGCAGG CTCGGTAGAGAAGTCTTGGACCACACGGCATCTTTCATACGACCTGGAATAACGACCGACGAGCTCGATGCGATATGCCATCAAGCGTGTGTAGAGAGAAATGCATACCCTAGTCCGCTGAATTACGCTCGGTTCCCTAAGAGTGTCTGTATAAGTGTAAACGAGGTTATCTGTCAT GGTATCCCGGATCAACGGCCGCTGG TGGAAGGAGATATAGTAAACTTGGATGTTTCCCTAT GCTTCCACAGCGATCTCAACGCAACTTACCCAGTTGGcaagatcgatgacgaaTCAGCAGAGCTGATAGCGACAACCAAGAAGTCTGTGGAGGAAGCTATGGCGATATGTAAACCTGGTGTGCCTTATCGAGAAATCGgaaacaagatcgaagagatCGTCAGACCGAAAGGATTCAGTATAGTAAGGAGGTATACTGGTCATGGTGTACATGAACGT TTCCACTGCGAACCCAACATCGTACATTACGGAGGCTCGAAAATGCCTGGAAAGATGGAAGCTGGGCATGTGTTCACGATTGAACCTATGATCAACCTTGGTACTGCCAatctgg ATCACTGGAAAGATGATTGGACGGCGGTGACTTTGGATGGTCGAAGATCCGCACAATTCGAAGAAACTATCTT AATCACGGAGACTGGATATGAAATCCTCACTCGACCGCCACCTACCACCTCATCACacaagaaaaagaagaagaagtccaagtccaaggCCAACGGTACGTCCACGCCTAATGATGGCGAGGAGACACCGGAAGTGGGGACTCCGACGGGCGAAATGGCTGATGGCGTCAAGGAGTTGGAGGTGAACGGATCTGCTTAG
- a CDS encoding acetate non-utilizing protein 9, mitochondrial — MRASLIRLASASPPLPLSVQQASVQLIPPIPLYRRLLRAHRTLPPEMRFMGDSYIKSEFRLTRSTDNPLHIIAFLSQWKMYLDELLASSGGGEGIWRGRKLDTDSFEKLNKEQVGQLYELMHATKEVWKSPEQLEQEAEEAGVAQPIEGGKA, encoded by the exons ATGCGTGCTTCTTTGATACGCCTGGCGAGTGCATCGCCGCCTCTTCCACTGTCCGTCCAACAAGCTTCCGTCCAACTGATACCTCCGATACC GCTGTATCGCCGCTTGCTCCGAGCTCATCGAACTTTGCCACCCGAAATGCGATTCATGGGCGATTCATATATAAAATCCGAATTCCGTTTAACTCGATCAACAGATAACCCTTTACACATCATCGCGTTCTTATCACAGTGGAAGATGTATCTCGATGAGCTGCTTGCTTCGAGTGGCGGAGGCGAAGGGATATGGCGAGGGAGGAAGTTGGACACAGATTCGTTTGAGAAATTGAATAAGGAGCAGGTTGGGCAGCTGTACGAGTTGATGCACGCGACTAAGGAGGTTTGGAAATC GCCGGAGCAACTGGAacaagaagctgaggaagcAGGTGTCGCTCAACCCATAGAAGGCGGTAAAGCATAG